The Candidatus Poribacteria bacterium genome contains a region encoding:
- a CDS encoding HNH endonuclease has translation MSTDTLEKYVQKMERLRVDRAHGIAPHKPLLLLAVIELIERGQIQENTISLSPDLAETFIKYWSKITDRKPNIALPFFHLKSDGFWHLHPNAGYEKVLDVADRITAISRLREVIAYVSLDDDFFVLFTDASNREIIRQTLIYVYLIEFKQEIEGLIAEEKQITEYEQSLISEVEHPFLFEKSTASIPEESSIRSAGFRQAIMGLYDYTCAVCRLRIVTMDGESAIDAAHIIPFHISKNDDVRNGISLCKLHHWSFDKGLLSLSKTYQVLVSPLMSDQRPTEWLLTELQDKSILLPEHDQLYPAPDALAWHREEMLKR, from the coding sequence ATGTCCACCGATACCCTAGAAAAATATGTCCAAAAGATGGAACGCTTGCGGGTAGACAGGGCACACGGAATCGCTCCTCACAAGCCGCTCCTGCTGTTAGCTGTTATTGAACTGATTGAGCGAGGGCAGATTCAAGAAAACACAATTTCCCTCTCCCCAGACTTGGCAGAGACCTTCATTAAATATTGGTCAAAAATAACGGATCGGAAACCTAATATCGCCCTGCCATTTTTCCACTTAAAAAGTGATGGATTCTGGCACCTCCACCCGAACGCTGGATACGAAAAGGTGTTAGACGTTGCTGATCGAATTACAGCGATTTCTCGCCTCCGTGAAGTTATCGCATACGTGAGTTTGGATGATGACTTCTTTGTTTTATTTACCGATGCCAGTAATCGAGAGATAATCCGTCAGACTCTTATCTACGTCTATCTTATAGAGTTCAAACAAGAAATCGAAGGGCTTATTGCAGAAGAAAAACAGATTACAGAGTATGAACAGTCGCTAATCAGCGAAGTTGAACATCCCTTTTTATTTGAAAAATCGACGGCATCAATCCCAGAAGAATCGTCAATTCGTAGTGCAGGTTTCCGGCAGGCGATTATGGGACTGTATGATTATACTTGTGCTGTCTGTCGGCTGCGTATCGTTACAATGGATGGAGAAAGCGCGATTGACGCCGCTCATATCATTCCGTTTCACATTTCAAAGAATGACGATGTCAGGAATGGGATCTCGCTTTGCAAATTGCACCATTGGAGTTTTGATAAGGGGTTACTCTCCTTGAGTAAAACCTATCAGGTACTTGTTTCGCCGCTCATGTCTGATCAGCGACCTACAGAGTGGCTGTTGACAGAACTTCAGGACAAATCCATACTGTTGCCTGAACACGATCAACTTTATCCGGCTCCAGATGCGTTGGCCTGGCATCGTGAGGAAATGCTCAAACGGTAA
- a CDS encoding site-specific DNA-methyltransferase: MSNLQIIEGDALKQLPHIPSKSVDLIIADPPYNLGKEYGNNYDRKDFDEYLKFSTLWLKEAYRILKPTGTIYVFMGFRFISYLYDILDRELQMCFNNWICWHYTQGMGRTKGFSPRHDDILMFTKGKTFKFNIDNIRVPQKYYRERNNMRGANPGDVWQFSHVHYCNENRQDHPTQKPEGLIERMVLASSDEGDMVLDLFSGSGTTLRVCQQLNRNCVGIELNPEYVKMIEERLNSEFTGFDSIDPRMERIPLDLNTKKVRQEYLDNHKKWFLNHHDPLIDNFEESVQKLYGEEQTEIQEEFDFDNETIKLKNRTD; the protein is encoded by the coding sequence ATGAGTAATTTACAAATTATTGAAGGAGACGCTCTGAAACAACTCCCTCATATCCCTAGTAAATCGGTAGATCTTATTATTGCTGATCCACCGTATAACTTAGGCAAAGAATACGGCAATAACTACGACCGGAAGGACTTTGACGAATACCTCAAGTTTTCAACACTCTGGTTAAAAGAGGCTTACAGAATTCTTAAGCCAACGGGAACAATTTATGTGTTTATGGGTTTTCGATTCATTTCCTATTTGTACGATATACTTGACCGTGAACTCCAGATGTGTTTCAACAATTGGATTTGTTGGCACTACACACAAGGGATGGGAAGGACAAAGGGGTTCTCTCCGAGACATGACGACATTCTAATGTTCACCAAAGGCAAAACGTTCAAGTTCAATATAGACAATATAAGAGTGCCTCAGAAATACTACCGCGAGCGCAACAACATGAGAGGGGCAAACCCAGGAGATGTGTGGCAATTTTCTCACGTGCATTATTGCAACGAAAATAGACAAGATCACCCGACTCAGAAGCCAGAAGGCTTAATCGAAAGGATGGTACTTGCATCGTCCGATGAAGGAGATATGGTCTTAGATCTGTTCTCAGGTAGTGGTACCACTTTAAGAGTATGCCAGCAATTAAACAGAAATTGCGTCGGTATCGAATTAAATCCAGAATACGTTAAAATGATCGAGGAACGCCTGAATAGTGAATTCACAGGGTTTGATAGCATAGACCCCCGAATGGAACGTATTCCCTTAGATTTGAACACAAAAAAAGTCAGACAAGAATATCTCGATAATCATAAGAAATGGTTTCTTAATCACCATGACCCCTTAATTGACAACTTTGAGGAATCAGTTCAGAAATTGT